In the Candidatus Electrothrix sp. GW3-4 genome, one interval contains:
- a CDS encoding ATP-binding protein produces MLGIALVHTVLMTIFVVDLVHREKMFFLDLSQKQAFGLAKTLATNATSWVLARDFIGMEEIIISQSGFPNLRFAMLVDAKGQVLAYTDTEQVGKYIDDEISRTLLTAKPEPYILVNDSDFIDTAAPIIVNKRQIGWARVGISRAGISDNIKQVTRNGLLYMLIAIIVGTFFAWFMARGLTTDIRKLVSRANQLQHGEKDIDFFLEREDELGTMAQRFQELNKTLLIQVDNLQREITAKKNAIDKRDQIEGRLRKAIDIIDNSYAVVFRWKNEEGWPVEYVSKNVKDIFGYPAETFISSKIAYSDFIHPDDLARVAKEVEQHIKTKGREDFILKPYRVIAIDGSRKWLEGKINIVRNDKGDVTHFEGIVLDISFRVEVQEKAAAMEMRLRQAQKMEAIGTLAGGIAHDFNNILAAIIGYTDLAKLHVTPGTTIERDLEQVLIAGDRAKRLIKQILAFSRQVEVERVFIRIQPLLKEGLKLIRSSLPSTISIITDIDPYISPVWADPTQVHQILMNLCTNASQAMETSGGTLSVSLQNVFIQDDDQPPHVHLAPGEYAELTVADTGVGIDPDIIERIFDPYFTTKCKEKGTGLGLAIIHGVISDYGGAITVESELGKGATFHVFFPVTEKTEDAELQKTKELEDIPHGTERILFVDDEELLINMGKDMLSQLGYHVIVKKSSLEALETFNDQPDNFDLVITDQTMPDMTGLELAKNMLQIRPNLPIILCTGYSTLVDEKMAKNQGVKKFLLKPVKRKNIAQAIRQVLDGDEQAA; encoded by the coding sequence ATGCTGGGAATCGCCCTTGTTCACACTGTCCTGATGACCATATTCGTTGTTGATTTAGTTCACAGGGAAAAAATGTTTTTTCTTGATCTCAGCCAAAAGCAGGCCTTTGGGCTTGCGAAAACACTGGCGACAAATGCCACTTCATGGGTATTGGCTCGGGATTTTATTGGCATGGAGGAAATAATTATATCCCAATCCGGTTTCCCAAACCTTCGATTTGCCATGTTAGTGGATGCAAAAGGCCAAGTTCTTGCCTACACAGACACCGAGCAAGTCGGCAAATATATAGATGATGAAATAAGCAGAACCCTTTTAACGGCTAAGCCTGAACCGTATATACTTGTTAATGATTCCGACTTTATTGATACAGCGGCTCCCATCATTGTCAATAAACGCCAAATCGGCTGGGCTAGGGTTGGCATAAGCCGGGCAGGTATTAGCGATAATATAAAGCAGGTTACTCGCAACGGTTTACTGTATATGCTGATAGCCATTATTGTCGGTACCTTCTTTGCCTGGTTTATGGCCCGAGGTCTGACAACTGATATCAGAAAATTGGTCTCACGGGCGAATCAATTGCAACATGGTGAAAAAGACATTGATTTTTTTCTGGAGAGAGAAGATGAACTTGGCACGATGGCACAAAGGTTCCAGGAGCTTAATAAGACCCTGCTTATCCAGGTTGACAATTTACAACGAGAGATAACAGCTAAAAAAAATGCTATTGATAAGCGAGATCAAATTGAAGGGAGATTGAGAAAGGCAATCGATATTATTGATAATAGTTATGCGGTTGTTTTTAGATGGAAAAATGAGGAGGGGTGGCCAGTTGAATATGTGTCGAAGAATGTTAAAGATATTTTTGGTTATCCTGCAGAGACTTTTATTTCGAGTAAAATAGCATACTCAGATTTCATTCATCCTGATGATTTAGCTAGGGTGGCAAAAGAGGTTGAGCAACACATTAAGACAAAGGGGCGTGAAGATTTTATCCTTAAACCGTACAGGGTTATAGCGATTGATGGTTCCAGGAAATGGTTGGAAGGCAAGATAAATATAGTACGAAATGATAAAGGGGATGTCACTCATTTTGAAGGGATCGTGTTGGATATTTCATTTCGGGTTGAGGTTCAGGAAAAAGCAGCAGCAATGGAAATGAGGCTTAGGCAGGCGCAAAAAATGGAGGCTATAGGTACGCTTGCCGGGGGAATAGCACATGATTTTAATAATATATTAGCTGCGATTATTGGCTATACTGATCTGGCGAAATTGCATGTCACTCCCGGAACAACAATAGAGAGAGATCTTGAACAGGTGTTAATTGCAGGCGATCGGGCAAAAAGATTGATAAAACAAATTCTTGCTTTTAGCCGTCAGGTTGAGGTTGAACGTGTTTTTATAAGAATACAGCCCCTTTTAAAAGAAGGATTAAAACTGATCAGATCTTCACTTCCCAGCACAATAAGTATAATCACAGACATTGATCCGTATATTAGTCCTGTTTGGGCGGATCCGACCCAAGTTCATCAGATTTTGATGAATCTCTGTACCAATGCCTCGCAGGCTATGGAAACGAGCGGGGGGACACTTTCCGTTTCTTTACAAAACGTTTTTATTCAAGATGATGATCAACCTCCTCATGTGCATCTTGCACCTGGAGAGTATGCTGAATTGACGGTTGCTGATACAGGAGTCGGAATAGATCCTGATATTATTGAGAGGATATTTGATCCCTATTTTACCACAAAGTGCAAAGAGAAAGGGACAGGCCTCGGTCTGGCAATTATCCACGGTGTTATCTCAGATTATGGCGGAGCAATCACCGTTGAAAGTGAATTGGGCAAGGGGGCAACCTTTCATGTCTTCTTTCCGGTAACAGAAAAAACGGAGGATGCCGAACTCCAGAAGACAAAGGAACTGGAAGATATCCCTCATGGTACGGAACGGATTCTGTTTGTTGATGATGAAGAGCTTTTGATAAATATGGGTAAAGACATGCTCTCACAACTCGGTTATCATGTCATTGTTAAAAAAAGCAGTTTAGAAGCCCTGGAGACCTTCAATGATCAACCTGATAACTTTGATCTTGTGATTACAGACCAGACCATGCCGGATATGACAGGTCTTGAACTGGCTAAAAATATGTTACAGATTCGTCCGAATCTTCCAATTATTTTATGTACAGGATACAGTACTTTGGTTGATGAAAAGATGGCAAAAAATCAAGGTGTTAAGAAATTTCTTTTAAAGCCTGTGAAAAGAAAAAATATTGCTCAGGCAATTCGACAGGTCCTGGATGGCGATGAGCAGGCAGCATAA
- a CDS encoding PH domain-containing protein — protein MPLFIGLFYKVRKVREKNLSKLNHKYKRLLLDGEEIETAYKKCKKSCRQHLYAFTKKRLLLIDNKGIFFGNTECTSIPYMGIAKFSFGNEKHHFGAELAIWIRGDRDPIHMNFYKQNDAYKLHEFLTRHVLR, from the coding sequence ATGCCATTATTCATAGGGCTTTTTTACAAGGTAAGAAAAGTTAGAGAAAAGAATCTATCGAAGCTTAATCATAAGTATAAAAGACTTCTCCTGGATGGAGAGGAAATCGAGACTGCCTATAAAAAATGCAAAAAAAGTTGCAGACAACATCTCTATGCATTCACGAAGAAACGACTTCTCCTCATTGATAACAAAGGAATTTTCTTCGGAAATACCGAATGCACATCCATACCTTACATGGGAATAGCCAAGTTTAGTTTTGGAAACGAAAAACACCATTTTGGCGCTGAGCTTGCTATCTGGATTCGCGGTGACCGAGACCCCATTCATATGAACTTCTATAAACAAAATGATGCGTATAAACTACATGAGTTCTTAACACGCCATGTCTTGCGCTGA
- a CDS encoding response regulator translates to MEGMKLLIIDDEVEFAATLCQRLRLRSIDAVDAHSGGTGLAILAEVNPDIVILDLKMHDMSGLDVLAEIKAYDASIEVIMLTGHGSVRAGLEAREKGAFAYIIKPVDLPDLLIKIYAAAEKQNEATK, encoded by the coding sequence ATGGAGGGAATGAAACTCTTGATCATTGATGATGAGGTGGAATTTGCCGCAACCCTGTGTCAGCGTCTGCGTCTGCGCAGCATAGATGCCGTTGACGCCCACAGTGGTGGAACAGGGTTGGCCATTCTGGCCGAGGTGAACCCGGATATAGTGATTCTTGATCTGAAGATGCACGATATGAGTGGCTTAGATGTGTTGGCAGAGATCAAGGCCTATGATGCGTCTATTGAAGTAATTATGCTGACCGGGCATGGTTCGGTGCGGGCCGGGCTTGAGGCCAGGGAGAAAGGGGCCTTTGCGTATATTATCAAACCGGTTGACCTGCCTGATCTCTTGATCAAGATTTATGCGGCTGCGGAAAAACAGAATGAGGCTACGAAATGA
- the radA gene encoding DNA repair protein RadA, whose translation MPPKEQKVYLCSACGYESRKWLGRCPECGEWDSLNEQKKPKLRTGRTAAEVFPLTGEGGEEPVRLVTGISELDRTLGGGIVPGSMVLIGGDPGIGKSTLILQLLAALAGQKHKVLYASGEESVGQIRMRAERLNVRSEQIFLAAENSVQAIIGLATEVRPAFLAVDSIQTMFSEEVSSAPGSVTQVRESASLFVNLAKRTDLPIILIGHVTKDGSIAGPRVLEHMVDTVLYFEGDSGQVFRVLRTVKNRFGSTNEIGVFEMKESGLAEVDNPSALFLAERPVNVPGSVVMPSIEGTRPILVEVQALVSPSSLGTARRTAIGADPQRLALLTAVLEKKIGVTLFDHDIFLNIAGGIRIDEPALDLGVIVALLSSLYEKVVEPTTVVCGEVGLAGEIRAVGQMEQRLREAQRLGFKTFLMPESSSRQLEAGAARGIQVHPVRTVHEVVERLFVG comes from the coding sequence ATGCCCCCCAAAGAACAAAAAGTCTACCTCTGCAGCGCCTGCGGCTATGAAAGCCGGAAATGGCTGGGCCGTTGCCCGGAATGCGGCGAATGGGACAGCCTGAACGAGCAGAAAAAGCCGAAGCTCCGTACCGGTCGAACAGCAGCGGAAGTCTTTCCCCTGACCGGGGAGGGCGGTGAAGAGCCGGTCCGCTTGGTGACCGGGATCAGCGAGCTGGATCGCACCCTGGGCGGTGGTATCGTGCCTGGCTCAATGGTGCTGATCGGCGGTGATCCTGGTATCGGCAAGTCCACCCTGATCCTTCAATTACTGGCCGCCTTGGCAGGGCAAAAACACAAAGTACTCTACGCCAGCGGTGAGGAGTCGGTGGGGCAGATTCGGATGCGGGCAGAACGCCTCAACGTGCGCAGTGAGCAGATTTTCCTGGCTGCGGAAAACTCGGTCCAGGCCATTATCGGGCTTGCCACTGAGGTGCGTCCAGCCTTTCTGGCAGTGGACTCCATCCAGACCATGTTTAGCGAGGAGGTCAGCTCGGCCCCGGGTTCGGTCACCCAGGTGCGGGAATCTGCCTCCCTCTTTGTTAATCTGGCCAAACGCACCGACCTGCCCATTATCCTGATCGGGCATGTAACCAAGGATGGCTCCATTGCCGGTCCCAGGGTCCTGGAGCACATGGTGGATACGGTGCTCTATTTTGAGGGCGATAGTGGGCAGGTCTTCCGGGTCCTGCGCACAGTGAAAAATCGCTTCGGTTCCACCAACGAGATTGGAGTCTTTGAGATGAAGGAAAGCGGTCTTGCTGAGGTGGATAACCCCTCGGCCCTGTTTCTTGCTGAGCGGCCAGTCAATGTTCCCGGTTCCGTGGTCATGCCTAGTATAGAGGGCACCCGACCTATCCTGGTAGAGGTCCAGGCCCTGGTCAGTCCCTCCAGTCTGGGCACGGCCCGGCGGACCGCCATCGGCGCTGATCCTCAGCGCCTAGCCCTGCTCACCGCTGTCCTGGAAAAGAAGATCGGGGTCACCTTGTTTGATCATGATATTTTTCTTAATATTGCCGGTGGAATCCGCATTGATGAGCCTGCTCTGGATCTGGGCGTGATCGTGGCGTTGCTCTCCAGTCTCTATGAGAAGGTGGTTGAGCCCACCACCGTGGTCTGCGGCGAGGTCGGGCTGGCCGGGGAGATCCGGGCCGTGGGTCAGATGGAGCAGCGGCTGCGCGAGGCCCAGCGCTTGGGCTTTAAGACCTTTCTCATGCCGGAATCCAGCAGTCGGCAGCTGGAGGCCGGGGCTGCCAGGGGGATTCAGGTCCATCCGGTGCGTACTGTGCATGAGGTGGTGGAGCGCTTGTTTGTGGGGTAG
- a CDS encoding cobalamin-dependent protein (Presence of a B(12) (cobalamin)-binding domain implies dependence on cobalamin itself, in one of its several forms, or in some unusual lineages, dependence on a cobalamin-like analog.) yields MISQKKEVQTFVAKLLRTDRLGAEEIFNAVQEQGSMPQTVDQLILPALETIGQGWEKGTVALAQVYMSSRICEELMIHVPLSTALQHPGYPRMAIAVLDDYHLLGKIIVSACLRASGYAFQDYGRVTSQELACKIKNDSIEIILVSALMLRSALQIKEVKRLLVEAGSPTRIVVGGAPFRFDPLLWKEVGADAMGANAAEALSAISSCIKTM; encoded by the coding sequence ATGATATCGCAAAAAAAAGAAGTTCAGACCTTTGTCGCTAAGCTTTTAAGGACTGATCGATTAGGTGCAGAAGAGATATTTAACGCTGTGCAAGAGCAGGGCTCCATGCCCCAGACGGTTGATCAACTCATCCTGCCAGCCTTGGAGACCATAGGACAAGGATGGGAAAAGGGGACAGTCGCCCTGGCCCAGGTCTATATGAGTAGCAGGATTTGTGAAGAACTGATGATCCATGTTCCCCTGTCCACCGCTCTGCAACATCCTGGATATCCGCGTATGGCGATAGCTGTCCTTGACGACTACCATCTTTTGGGAAAGATAATCGTCTCTGCCTGTTTACGGGCCAGTGGCTATGCATTCCAGGACTATGGTCGAGTGACTTCTCAAGAGTTGGCCTGTAAAATAAAAAATGATTCTATAGAGATTATTCTTGTCTCCGCACTCATGCTTCGCTCTGCCTTGCAGATTAAGGAGGTCAAACGTTTGCTTGTAGAGGCGGGCTCGCCAACCCGGATTGTTGTTGGCGGGGCACCGTTTCGTTTTGACCCCCTGCTTTGGAAGGAGGTGGGGGCTGATGCTATGGGCGCAAATGCCGCAGAGGCCCTCTCCGCTATCTCCTCCTGTATAAAAACAATGTAA
- a CDS encoding PilZ domain-containing protein — MLNNQETKQHRINELKIKIYYTETVRDNYKNKHPSLYETNSYYLEKLHQELEELEKLCKDMDNSNQRKFSRVAVQRPVRLHFSAGKYNGFIDNLSLCGSFVKGSFKQSKGDICKIDFKESARDPAVAVRAIGSITRINESGIALEFIAMKPTSYHWLETELLSQAPDPSVLEDEIFQRSIFELDDDLVYSSLFNCNRNKLKKLLDLP; from the coding sequence ATGCTCAACAATCAAGAAACAAAACAACACCGTATTAACGAGTTAAAGATCAAAATCTATTACACTGAAACGGTACGAGATAATTATAAAAACAAGCACCCAAGTCTCTACGAAACAAATTCCTATTATTTAGAAAAGTTGCATCAAGAACTCGAAGAATTAGAAAAGTTGTGCAAAGATATGGATAACAGCAATCAGCGCAAATTTTCCCGAGTAGCAGTTCAACGGCCTGTACGCCTTCATTTTAGTGCAGGAAAATATAACGGTTTTATTGACAACCTGAGCCTCTGTGGTTCCTTCGTTAAGGGATCGTTTAAACAATCGAAAGGCGATATCTGCAAAATAGACTTCAAAGAATCCGCTCGAGATCCGGCAGTTGCTGTTCGCGCTATCGGATCAATAACCAGAATCAATGAGAGCGGCATCGCGCTTGAGTTTATCGCAATGAAGCCTACAAGCTACCATTGGCTAGAAACAGAGCTCTTAAGCCAAGCGCCTGATCCTTCGGTATTGGAAGATGAAATTTTCCAACGGAGCATTTTTGAACTTGACGATGACTTAGTGTACAGTAGTCTTTTTAATTGTAACCGAAACAAACTGAAGAAATTGCTCGACCTCCCTTAG
- a CDS encoding uroporphyrinogen decarboxylase family protein: protein MMGKRQGAIMTAMERVLTTLGYQEPDRVPFFLLLTMHGARELGLGIQEYFAKAEYVVEGQLRMRRKYGHDCLNPFCYAAMEIEAFGGEVIWFEDGPPNSGEPIIKTATDIFSLQAPEVHSSPCLNRVLNIIHSLKEQARDEVPIIGTVISPFSLPVMQMGFSAYIELMYEQPELFDRLMEVNQEFCVNWANAQIQAGATAICYFDPLTSPTITAPGVHLEKGFAVARQTLARIQSPTAFHLASGRTLAVVDDIIATGSAALGVSTTEDLGEVKAACQGRMAVLGNFNGIEMRRWTPQQAEDKVREAVAKAAAGGGFILSDNHGEIPWQVSEEVLLALAEAVHTWGRYPLVDC, encoded by the coding sequence ATGATGGGTAAACGACAGGGCGCGATAATGACAGCAATGGAGCGTGTGCTCACGACCTTGGGGTATCAGGAACCGGACCGGGTCCCTTTTTTTCTGCTCTTGACCATGCACGGGGCCAGAGAGTTGGGCCTGGGTATTCAGGAATATTTTGCCAAGGCCGAGTATGTGGTGGAAGGCCAGTTGCGCATGCGCCGGAAATATGGGCACGACTGTCTCAATCCTTTTTGTTACGCAGCCATGGAGATAGAGGCCTTTGGTGGAGAGGTTATCTGGTTTGAGGACGGCCCGCCCAATAGCGGTGAACCAATTATCAAAACGGCAACAGATATCTTTTCTCTGCAGGCCCCGGAGGTACACAGCAGTCCCTGTCTTAACAGGGTGTTGAATATCATTCACTCCCTGAAAGAACAGGCCAGGGATGAGGTGCCGATTATCGGTACGGTCATCTCGCCCTTTTCCCTGCCTGTCATGCAGATGGGCTTTTCTGCCTATATTGAGCTGATGTATGAGCAGCCAGAACTGTTTGACCGGCTCATGGAGGTGAACCAGGAGTTTTGCGTGAACTGGGCCAATGCCCAGATCCAGGCTGGCGCCACTGCCATCTGCTATTTTGATCCCCTGACCTCACCGACCATCACCGCCCCTGGCGTACATCTGGAAAAAGGCTTTGCCGTTGCCCGTCAAACCCTGGCCAGGATCCAATCACCAACAGCCTTTCATCTGGCCTCGGGCAGGACCCTGGCCGTGGTTGATGATATTATTGCCACGGGTTCGGCAGCCCTTGGCGTGAGCACAACAGAAGATCTCGGAGAGGTGAAAGCCGCCTGTCAGGGCAGGATGGCGGTGTTGGGAAATTTCAACGGCATTGAAATGCGTCGCTGGACCCCGCAACAGGCAGAGGACAAGGTTCGGGAGGCTGTGGCCAAGGCAGCTGCTGGTGGCGGCTTTATCCTCTCTGATAATCACGGTGAGATCCCCTGGCAGGTCAGTGAAGAGGTCTTGCTGGCTCTTGCCGAGGCTGTGCATACATGGGGGAGGTACCCGCTTGTTGATTGCTAG
- a CDS encoding uroporphyrinogen decarboxylase family protein yields MVVGNKKSAMTSMERVLTSLAHKEPDRVPFSLMLTVHGARELGLSIKEYFSKAEYVVEGQLRMLKKYRHDCVNPFCAAAMAVEAFGGEVLWFEDGSPNSGEPIITTETDILSLQVPEIESSPSLVRMLKIIEMLKEKVGEEVPIMGVVVSPFSLPVMQMGFSSYIELMHERPALFNRLMQVNQEFCIAWANTQILAGATAICYFDALLSPSITAGAHLETGFKIAQDTLARINSPSVIHMATAATLPVVEEVIAAGASVIGVGILDDLAKLKATCQGRLTILGNLNGIAMRRWTPQQVEKKVKEVIAQAAPGGGFILADNGEIPWQVGEEVLTALSVAAHKWGRYPVCCQMG; encoded by the coding sequence ATGGTTGTTGGAAACAAAAAGTCCGCAATGACTTCAATGGAGCGTGTCCTGACGTCCTTAGCTCATAAGGAACCGGACAGGGTTCCGTTCTCTCTTATGCTGACCGTACACGGAGCCAGAGAACTGGGCCTGAGTATCAAGGAGTATTTTTCCAAGGCTGAATATGTGGTGGAAGGGCAGCTACGGATGTTGAAAAAATATCGGCACGACTGCGTGAATCCCTTTTGTGCCGCAGCAATGGCCGTGGAAGCCTTTGGCGGTGAGGTCCTCTGGTTTGAGGATGGCTCTCCAAACAGCGGCGAACCGATTATCACCACGGAAACGGATATCCTCTCCCTGCAGGTTCCGGAAATAGAGAGCAGTCCTTCTCTTGTCAGGATGCTGAAGATTATTGAGATGCTCAAAGAAAAGGTGGGAGAGGAGGTCCCTATTATGGGGGTCGTGGTTTCCCCCTTCTCCCTGCCAGTTATGCAGATGGGTTTTTCCTCTTATATCGAGCTGATGCATGAACGTCCCGCGCTCTTTAACCGGCTTATGCAGGTGAATCAGGAGTTTTGTATTGCCTGGGCCAATACCCAGATCCTGGCCGGAGCAACTGCTATCTGTTATTTTGATGCCTTGCTCTCACCCTCTATCACCGCAGGTGCCCATCTTGAGACGGGATTCAAAATAGCACAGGACACCTTGGCCCGGATCAACAGCCCTTCGGTCATCCACATGGCAACAGCTGCCACCCTGCCTGTTGTCGAAGAGGTTATCGCTGCCGGAGCCTCGGTAATCGGAGTGGGTATCCTGGATGATTTAGCCAAGTTGAAGGCCACCTGTCAGGGCAGACTGACAATTTTGGGCAACCTGAACGGGATTGCAATGCGTCGTTGGACACCGCAACAGGTTGAGAAAAAAGTGAAAGAGGTTATTGCCCAGGCCGCACCCGGTGGCGGTTTTATTCTTGCCGACAACGGTGAGATCCCTTGGCAGGTCGGTGAAGAGGTATTGACAGCTCTTTCAGTTGCCGCGCATAAATGGGGACGTTATCCTGTCTGCTGCCAAATGGGCTAG
- a CDS encoding phosphate/phosphite/phosphonate ABC transporter substrate-binding protein encodes MIFSGCLLLSACSNQEEQSYLPEFTTTPPTRDTEYIFGIHPLHNPQRLFEVFGPMMEYLSKNIAGVSFRLEASRNYAAFDEKLYARKFHFALPNPFQTVNAVDKGYKVFGKMGDDQNFRGIILVKKDSGIKKVTDLKGKAVSYPAPTALAASMMPQYYLQKHGVDVMTELDNRYVGSQESSIMNVFLGQTEAAATWPPPWKALSAERPELAEQLAVIWQTEPLLNNGLVVLPEVPDNITRQVIKLLTNLHTHEQGRSILKPMELSGYENATDDTYLPVRAFLIKFSLEVRPVQ; translated from the coding sequence ATGATTTTTTCCGGATGCCTGTTATTGTCCGCCTGCAGTAACCAGGAGGAACAGAGTTACTTACCCGAATTCACCACAACCCCGCCGACCAGAGACACCGAATATATTTTCGGTATTCATCCGCTCCATAATCCGCAAAGGCTTTTCGAGGTCTTTGGTCCCATGATGGAATACCTGTCAAAAAATATTGCTGGCGTCTCGTTCCGATTGGAAGCCTCGCGTAATTATGCTGCTTTTGATGAAAAACTCTATGCCAGAAAATTCCATTTTGCTTTACCCAACCCATTCCAGACCGTCAATGCGGTGGATAAAGGGTATAAGGTGTTTGGGAAAATGGGAGATGATCAAAATTTTAGAGGAATTATTTTGGTCAAAAAGGACAGCGGTATAAAGAAGGTGACTGATCTTAAAGGAAAGGCTGTCAGCTATCCCGCTCCCACAGCCTTAGCCGCCTCAATGATGCCACAATACTATCTGCAGAAACATGGTGTAGATGTTATGACAGAACTGGATAACCGCTATGTCGGTTCTCAGGAATCCTCCATTATGAACGTGTTTCTTGGGCAAACCGAGGCCGCTGCTACCTGGCCGCCTCCCTGGAAGGCATTAAGCGCGGAGCGACCGGAATTAGCTGAGCAACTGGCGGTTATCTGGCAGACAGAACCCCTGTTGAATAATGGACTGGTTGTTTTGCCTGAGGTTCCAGATAACATCACCCGACAGGTCATCAAGCTGTTAACAAACCTTCATACCCATGAGCAGGGGAGAAGCATCCTGAAACCAATGGAACTCTCAGGTTACGAAAATGCTACGGATGACACCTATCTGCCTGTGCGTGCTTTTCTTATCAAATTCTCCCTGGAAGTCAGACCCGTACAGTAA
- a CDS encoding ATP-binding protein, producing MIRSDLDKGYRRFSRGLSLILTILVLIPMTIIAVVSHYQQISVFLLCALVAVLVVFQLSEAITDHLREAGLKREQFLARAEQPNKLASIGRLAAGVAHEINNPLAIINQQAGLIQDIQEMSPDFPHKDVVEESLVGIQNSVKRCKVITHRLLGFAHQTRMKMEQVDINGLIYEAVGFLAKEASYKQIGMKFVLDEDLQHPWSDRGELLQIFLNIIGNAIDAMAESGGIVTLTSQQIDQKNLRVCIADNGPGMTVEVQQHIFDPFFTTKETGRGTGLGLSIVYGLIRKLGGTVNVVSVVGKGTEFEIDLPLHLEEE from the coding sequence ATGATCCGGTCGGATCTTGATAAGGGATACCGGCGTTTTTCCAGAGGTCTCTCCCTCATCCTGACGATTTTGGTCCTGATCCCCATGACTATCATCGCTGTTGTTTCCCATTACCAACAGATCTCTGTTTTTCTTCTTTGCGCCCTTGTTGCGGTGCTGGTGGTCTTTCAGTTGAGCGAGGCCATCACTGATCATCTGCGCGAGGCCGGTTTAAAACGGGAGCAGTTCCTGGCCCGGGCTGAGCAACCCAATAAGCTGGCTTCCATCGGCAGGCTGGCCGCCGGAGTGGCCCATGAAATCAATAATCCCCTGGCAATCATCAATCAGCAGGCCGGGCTCATCCAGGATATTCAAGAGATGTCCCCTGATTTTCCCCATAAGGATGTGGTGGAGGAGTCCCTGGTAGGTATCCAGAACAGCGTAAAGCGTTGTAAGGTTATTACTCATCGTCTGCTTGGCTTTGCCCATCAGACCAGGATGAAAATGGAACAGGTTGATATCAATGGCCTTATCTATGAGGCGGTTGGTTTCTTGGCCAAAGAGGCATCCTATAAGCAAATCGGCATGAAGTTTGTTCTGGATGAGGATCTTCAGCATCCTTGGAGCGATCGAGGTGAACTCCTCCAGATTTTTTTGAATATCATCGGCAACGCCATAGATGCAATGGCAGAAAGCGGCGGAATCGTCACCCTGACCAGTCAACAGATTGATCAGAAGAATCTTCGTGTCTGTATTGCGGATAACGGTCCGGGCATGACAGTCGAGGTGCAGCAGCATATCTTTGATCCCTTTTTCACCACCAAGGAGACCGGCCGGGGAACCGGGCTGGGGCTATCCATTGTCTATGGGCTGATCAGAAAGCTGGGCGGTACGGTGAATGTGGTTTCTGTTGTGGGGAAAGGTACGGAATTTGAGATTGATTTGCCGCTCCATCTGGAAGAGGAATAA